A single Montipora foliosa isolate CH-2021 chromosome 7, ASM3666993v2, whole genome shotgun sequence DNA region contains:
- the LOC138011089 gene encoding uncharacterized protein F54H12.2-like translates to MASAHPLSAPGANSSLQLFDVPVTDVAIVSSKWIDYEPVQTGTNPIEFVIKPLADYIDINKTELRLVVKITKQDGSPTGDGKKYTLVNNALHSIIKQFTIKINETLVTEQSDTQAYNAYIKTLLNFTEQAKKSYLTKALYYKDTAGHMNEVDNTAESNEGLNRRATFTNNGAEVGLVGVPLCDVFNIDKLLLDGLEIKVKVDLNNDAFVLMAGETPNNCKLKVMSSTLRIRTVRVADSVKLEHVQIMQGHKGSAALPAIYTLTRTPTQARIIPQGVLNHTETDLFHGFIPQCIIFGLVRNDAFNGNLARNPFNFELFDLQDIRLTVNGEEMPYSALDLTGGKKIDGYNTLFSGSGDMNCGHGLDIDRVDWENGYGLFRFDLTPAGSGHPDHLIPHRTGNVNLYLKFGTQTNSVLNLIVYAEFQNQLEIDRNRRVVYDLTQGS, encoded by the coding sequence ATGGCATCAGCTCACCCTCTCTCAGCCCCTGGTGCGAATTCAAGTTTACAATTGTTTGATGTACCTGTGACAGATGTGGCGATTGTTAGCAGCAAATGGATCGATTACGAACCGGTTCAAACGGGAACTAATCCCATCGAGTTTGTCATCAAACCGTTAGCTGACTACATTGACATTAACAAGACAGAGCTGCGATTGGTAGTAAAGATTACCAAACAAGATGGATCGCCCACAGGGGATGGTAAGAAGTACACTCTGGTCAACAACGCCCTTCATTCCATCATCAAACAGTTTACCATCAAGATCAACGAAACGCTGGTAACAGAACAGTCAGACACTCAAGCATACAATGCTTACATCAAGACCTTATTGAACTTTACGGAACAGGCCAAGAAATCGTACTTAACCAAAGCTCTGTATTACAAAGACACTGCTGGACACATGAATGAAGTAGATAATACAGCAGAAAGTAATGAGGGTCTGAATAGAAGAGCCACATTTACTAACAACGGCGCAGAAGTTGGGTTGGTCGGAGTACCTCTTTGTGACGTGTTTAATATTGACAAGTTGTTGCTTGACGGTTTGGAGATCAAAGTCAAAGTGGATCTGAACAACGATGCTTTTGTTCTCATGGCTGGGGAGACTCCAAACAACTGCAAACTAAAGGTCATGTCGAGTACGCTTCGCATACGCACAGTGCGTGTTGCAGACAGTGTGAAACTAGAACATGTACAGATCATGCAAGGTCACAAAGGGAGCGCAGCGCTACCAGCCATCTATACCCTAACCAGAACCCCTACGCAGGCAAGGATCATCCCTCAAGGAGTCTTAAATCACACTGAGACAGATCTATTCCACGGTTTCATTCCTCAGTGCATCATTTTTGGGCTCGTGCGAAACGATGCCTTCAACGGAAACCTTGCAAGAAATCCTTTCAACTTTGAGCTGTTTGACCTGCAAGACATTCGGCTGACTGTAAATGGAGAAGAAATGCCTTATTCTGCGCTGGATCTGACGGGTGGAAAAAAGATCGATGGTTACAACACGCTGTTTTCAGGAAGTGGAGACATGAATTGTGGGCACGGGCTTGACATTGATAGAGTGGATTGGGAGAACGGATACGGTTTGTTCCGTTTTGATTTGACACCGGCAGGAAGTGGACATCCCGATCATCTGATACCTCATCGAACGGGTAACGTGAACCTGTACCTGAAATTTGGAACTCAGACGAACTCAGTTCTGAATTTAATTGTGTACGCAGAATTTCAGAATCAGTTGGAAATTGATCGCAATCGTCGCGTGGTCTACGATTTGACACAAGGCTCTTAG